DNA sequence from the Malus domestica chromosome 11, GDT2T_hap1 genome:
tattttatataataataacaTCAATTATACAACCTTTATTTGTGCACAAGAGGAGGTGGAAAAGTTGGTCAAGAGGATCCTGAAATCAAGTTGAGTGGTTTCTTCATCATTTGAGGCATGTCTGGCTATCACACTGCATCATGCTtttagtttcataatttatgagCACCAAGTTGTGGCTAATTGTGTTGTTTATTTGCATTGCTGAACTGTCCAATTTCACTTCTTTGATTATCCTTGGGAAAGCAATGTGAAATTTTATAAGTAATGGAAATACGATTACGTAATGTTATCCGTTCATATGTTGTAATATAGATGAACGATATGATTGCTATATCACAAATCTAGAAAAGTAGATTCCTTGATAATATTCTCTTAATAACTACTTAAATTGTAGACCCGCAAACGTCCATTCACGCCACACATTTATTTTGGTTTACAATTCCACTAATGTCATTTATCATTTGTTGAATCTTTGACCTCATTTCAAGTTAATTATTTCTAACAAGTGAGAGATACTTGAATTTCATAAATGGATCGTAGATAAAAGCGAGAActaaatcaaaaccaaacataGCAAAAATGGTTTGACTTACaattttttagctaaaatggtcaTCGAGATTATCACAACTCCTTATTTGATCCAAAATGAAGAGTGatgccaatctcagaaatcatTTTGGATAAAAAGCCGGTACTTACTACTCAGTTTAATTGTTTTAAAGATTTAGATCCCTCATTTGTACATATTATGAAAAAACATTAAGACAAAAAACACAGATCTATATATAAAGTCAGCAGGGCTTTTGAACAGTGGTTTTTTGGGGTCAcaggcttcaccaaaaaaattggacaaaaatacccctcaaataaaaaacttcaaaaacagCTCAAAATATGTATCAAATGTggcaaaagtttttttttgtcatataaACGTGTTTTTAATATTGAACTtttagtgttttttatttttatttttataattagtatcttacaatgggctagcaataatgtgattcaattagtttattaaatattattttctttattagtaatgtaaattcaatagaatgtagatCGAAATTgaaagaccgattttattatattgATTCAATTTCTTTAAATAGTTTATGATCGGTTTCTTCTAACATGgtataatattattcatttaaaacgtgtaaatcACGCGTAGTACGTTGCCCATGCATAAAAACTAGTATAAATTAAGTCGGTTGATGCCTTTGCACTAAATTCGAATTCcagttttgttcttttgtttatTAGACCAATCTAGAATATCATTTTattgaaacgaaaagcaaaaggaaaaaaaaaatcaaagcaaaAGAGGAAAAAAGTAACGAAAACGATGATTAAACAGATAAAAGGCAAAAGGGCAAAAGGGCAAAAGGGCAAAAGATtaaaaacgaaaagaaaaaacGATGAGCCAGAAAGAGATGCAGAAAACGAGGGAAAGCAAGACGGAGTGGTGAGAGAAAGAAACACAGAAAAACGAAGAAAACATTGGATCCAAAAAGTTACTTTTGGGGTTAAATAAttttctctcactttctctcctTCCAAACACcccagaaattaaaaataaaaagatagaaaaatgaaaaatgcagCCTCACTTGaatccatttttcttcttctccattctCCCATTATTTTCCTTACCCCATTCATCATtcactccatctctctctctctctctccaaaaacCCTTGTCAAACCCTTTCTCTAAGTCCCCAGGAAAGTGACAGAGGTCTaactttctagagagagaaactcaCACACAGAGGTATTTCCAGCTGTTTTCTCTCTCTAGGATTGGATTCATCGGCCAATGGGAGCTCGTTGCTCCAAGTTTTCCCTCTGTTTCTGGCCGTCCAATATCAAATCCAATCTCGACGACCCTTCAGACCCGGGTGAGCTTTTCTTGTTTTCACTCTTTTcatgttttcaagttttcaagtttttttattttccgtcactttcccgagaaaatttcatatttttcatctTTTCGGTGAGTTGCAGAGAATGGGAACAAAAATAATGAGAAGGACACGCTGCCTGTGTTCAGCGAGTTCAGCCTGGACCAACTGAAAGCTGCCACGTCAGCATTCTCGTCGGAGAACGTCGTCTCCGAGCACGGGGAGAAAGCTCCCAATGTGGTATACAAAGGGAAGCTCGAAGACGGCCGGTGGATCGCCGTTAAGCGCTTCAACCGATCAGCTTGGCCTGATTCGCGCCAATTTCTGGTAATTTAGCAAGTTGACTAAATTTagcattttttctttttggtttctGTTTTTGGGATTCTGTGTTTGAAAGTATGGGGCGGGTTTGGTTGGTTGCAGGAGGAAGCTAGAGCTGTGGGGCAGCTGAGGAACGAGCGGTTGGCGAATTTGATCGGGTGTTGCTGTGAGGGCGATGAGAGATTGCTTGTGGCTGAGTTTATGCCTAATGAAACTCTCTCTAAGCATCTCTTTCATTGTAAATTACCCTCTAATTTAAAACTCCTTTTGCGGTTTTAATCTTGATTTGGTTTTGCTAAATTTGGATTGTTTTCGAGATTTTGTCAACTTTTAGTGCATTTGTTGAAGTAGTGAAATAAAGAAGAGTTCAGAAATTGATTAGATTGGTTGAATTAAAATGTTGTAGGGGAGGCTCAGCCGATGAAATGGGCGATGAGGTTGCGAGTTGCTTTGTATCTTGCGCAAGCTTTAGAGTATTGCAGCAGTGAAGGGCAGGCATTGTACCATGATCTGAATGCTTATAGAGTCCTCTTTGATCAGGTAGCAGCTTTTGATCCTTTTGAAATTGTTGTAATCTTTTGTTGGTAGTTCGTTACATTGGTGAGTACTTGACGTGCAGGATGCGAATCCCAGACTCTCCTGCTTTGGCCTGATGAAGAATAGCAAAGACGGCAAGAGCTACAGTACAAACCTGGCTTTCACCCCTCCAGAGTACTTGAGGACAGGTAATTAATACGTTCATTTCTTCAGCCGATGGGATACAATATTTATCAGACTTGCACTATGTTTAATAGGAGGAAGATATGAGGGTAAAGTGAGAGGAAAAAATGACCTTTATCTTCCCATGTGATTTACCCCATGGTCCCCCTTTATCTTCCTGTTTTTCCCTCCTCCCCATGAACATAGTTTTGACTCATCTTCCAATGTAAATTCCGAAGGTCATATTTTTTCCTAGAGTGAAAATTTGTGTCTCTCTCTTCAAAGATTCTCCTTTATGCAAAACAACTAGAGGGGAAAAATAAGTGAGGATGCTATACAAACCTCAACTAATGAGTGAGTGGAATTCCTTTTAATGCATTTTATCTTAGTGACTTAAAAAGTCGCCACCAATACTGATTATTCAACTAGGGCTGCCGGAGTAGTGGCCTTTGGGGTTGGATATGTGTATTTGTTATTCATGATCTCTTTTGCATATTTCTTTATCCCCTCAAAGAAATAAGTTTTGAACACGTCAAGTCTTTAGTTGTGCTATTGTATTGATTGCTAATTTTCAACTTACTAACATTAACTACATAAATACATTAAGAGGGATCTGGTAGCATTTGCACAAGCAGAAAGGGCTTAATGCTTCTATATTTTTATGCATGAGTTTGAACACATTTATTGAGGCGATAACTGTGTTTAGTGAAGCTTATTCTTATCTCTGTTTGGCAGGAAGAGTGATACCAGAAAGTTTAGTTTACAGCTTTGGGACCCTTTTGCTCGATCTGCTCAGTGGAAAACATATCCCCCCTAGCCAtgtaacttttcttttcttttctttggtaTAATTCTGGTGGATGGTTGCTCATTTTTCTCAACATCCTGAAAGTTAAATCTATCTGGTAGTGTTGCAGAATTTCCTGATTATATAATTGGCgtataatttttatgaaatAGATGGTAATTAGAATTCCATTGAAACAAGATTGTCATGTTAAGAAGCTTCTGGCTAACAATCACTGATTTTCTTTTTGGAAGGCACTTGACCTGATACGGGGCAAAAACTTTTTGATGCTGATGGACTCATGCTTGGAAGGTCATTTCTCAAATGATGATGGAACTGAGCTGGTGAGGTTAGCTTCACGATGCTTGCAGTACGAACCTCGTGAGAGGCCAAATGCCAAGTCTCTTGTGACTGCCCTCATTCCTCTTCAAAAAGAAACTGAGGTGCACTGATGCAaaaatgatttgatttcttctctCTGTTTTGCAAACCTATTTTGCAGTAACCCGACAAATAGAATACTATGACAGTATTATGTCATCTCATGTAGTGGTTTGTAGCAGGTTCCATCGTATGTTTTGATGGGTATTCCACATGGAAATGCGCTTCTAAATCAGACATCGTTGTCACCTCTTGGTGAAGCTTGCTCGAGACTGGATCTTACTGCAATACATGAAATATTGGAGAAGCTTGGATACAAGGATGATGAGGGGGTTGCAAATGAAGTCAGTGATCCTTAATTCTATCTTTTCTGTGTTCTCTTTTCTGACATCTACCAGCCATTATTATTTTCATTTCGGTCATCAATATTATGCCTCAGTTATGTGTATGAGCTACTTTTTATGTTGGTTTTTGTGTAATGCACTGCGCTTACTTTGAAGTTACTTGCAGCTTTCTTTCCAAATGTGGACAAATCAAATACAAGAGACGTTGAATTCTAAGAAGCATGCAGATGCTGCATTTCGAGCAAAAGATTTTGCTACTGCTGTAGATTCTTACACAGAAGTAAGGCACAAACTTTACAAAATCTGCTGGTCATAAATTCTATCATcagaatccatatacatattgATCAATACTTGTGACATTGGAAACACGTTCATTTAGATGAAAGTTTAGCGATATATGACTTTCCGTAAACTTACGTGATTACAAGGATTGGATATGCTTCTCACCTTACTCCTAAGTGGATCTTCGTTACTTTCTTATTGCAGTTCATTGATGGTGGAACAATGATATCCCCAACGGTGTTTGCTCGACGTTGCTTATGTTACTTGATGAATGACATGGCACAAGAAGCTCTTGGAGATGCAATGCAAGCCCTAGTAATAAACCCTGAATGGCCAACGGGCTTCTATCTTCAAGCGGCTGCACTAAAGAGCCTAGGGATGGACAATGATGCGCAGGAAACGCTACAAGACGGATCATCCTTGGAagccaaaagaaataaaaactgaaactgTATAGGTGTTTTCTCCCTcttctttcatttaaatttgtaTCTAGTTTTCTTTCCCACTTTGGCATTTGGTCTTggtgtttctttttcttgtattttgatACATAGGAATCAAGTTTCTTGTTTGTTTCCTTATGTAAGATGTCCCTTGGATCAATATGTTTACCTCTTTAATGATCCGagaaaaattcattttttcgacaaaacaaaaaacgaaaTAGTTATCGTTTCACGCCCTCGGGCCCGTGGCTTGAAGGCTAGGAACAAGCATGCTTGGCCCAACATGCTAAATCCTATTTTACTTAACACACATCCCATACCCGTAGTTACAGCGTACAAACAGTTGATCTTGATCCCCCATCTTTCTGAAAGAGTACTATCATACAGCCATCTCAGATGACAAGTCAGCGCAAACTCCATGTCAGCAGTTGCCCGACTCATTTAGCTAGTGTTTTGACTATTATAGTTGTTAAAGGTGTGATTAGTTAGAAGATAAGAATTATCACACTTGGCATATATTCTGTGTAGTTTCATG
Encoded proteins:
- the LOC139189209 gene encoding serine/threonine-protein kinase BSK5-like, producing MGARCSKFSLCFWPSNIKSNLDDPSDPENGNKNNEKDTLPVFSEFSLDQLKAATSAFSSENVVSEHGEKAPNVVYKGKLEDGRWIAVKRFNRSAWPDSRQFLEEARAVGQLRNERLANLIGCCCEGDERLLVAEFMPNETLSKHLFHWEAQPMKWAMRLRVALYLAQALEYCSSEGQALYHDLNAYRVLFDQDANPRLSCFGLMKNSKDGKSYSTNLAFTPPEYLRTGRVIPESLVYSFGTLLLDLLSGKHIPPSHALDLIRGKNFLMLMDSCLEGHFSNDDGTELVRLASRCLQYEPRERPNAKSLVTALIPLQKETEVPSYVLMGIPHGNALLNQTSLSPLGEACSRLDLTAIHEILEKLGYKDDEGVANELSFQMWTNQIQETLNSKKHADAAFRAKDFATAVDSYTEFIDGGTMISPTVFARRCLCYLMNDMAQEALGDAMQALVINPEWPTGFYLQAAALKSLGMDNDAQETLQDGSSLEAKRNKN